A window of Actinomadura rubteroloni contains these coding sequences:
- a CDS encoding ROK family transcriptional regulator — protein MKAGPSPEEIRRHNLGTLLRFVHLRGPASRAVLAESLGLNRSTIMALTADLTAAGLVREELPRRPGRRAGRPSLVVRPESTRVYVLAFDIGVDRLSVARVGLGGTVLDRRSADLPRGPVDPAELVTALAGAARTLVRKAGRDAVCVGAGVAFPGIVRRSDDRVVFGPNIKLYDVALGEMLARRLALGVPVTVGNDADLGALAEQLRGAGVGCENIVYLHGDVGIGGGIIVGGRLLGGEEGFGGEIGHMIVNPGGRACACGSRGCLDSEVGERTLLDYAGRVQPDGQSGRDAVRAVVDAADRGDVTAREALHRVGTWLGFAVANLVNVFNPGMVIFGGTLRDVYLGSAAQVRSMVATGALAAPRDRVKLRTAELGDDATLTGAAEFAFADVLADPLQVLARLREPEETAPVP, from the coding sequence CAACCTCGGGACGCTGCTGCGGTTCGTCCACCTGCGCGGGCCCGCGTCGCGCGCCGTCCTCGCCGAGTCGCTGGGTCTGAACCGCAGCACGATCATGGCGCTGACGGCCGACCTGACGGCCGCCGGGCTGGTGCGCGAGGAGCTGCCGCGCCGACCCGGGCGCCGCGCCGGACGCCCGTCGCTCGTCGTGCGGCCCGAGTCCACCCGCGTGTACGTGCTGGCCTTCGACATCGGCGTGGACCGGCTGTCGGTCGCGCGCGTCGGGCTCGGCGGGACGGTCCTGGACCGCCGCAGCGCCGACCTCCCGCGCGGCCCCGTCGACCCCGCCGAGCTGGTGACCGCGCTCGCCGGGGCGGCCCGGACGCTCGTCCGCAAGGCGGGCCGGGACGCGGTGTGCGTCGGCGCCGGGGTCGCGTTCCCCGGCATCGTCCGCCGGTCCGACGACCGGGTCGTGTTCGGCCCCAACATCAAGCTGTACGACGTCGCGCTCGGCGAGATGCTCGCCCGCCGCCTCGCGCTCGGCGTGCCCGTGACGGTCGGCAACGACGCCGACCTCGGCGCGCTCGCCGAGCAGCTCCGCGGCGCGGGCGTCGGCTGCGAGAACATCGTCTACCTGCACGGCGACGTCGGCATCGGCGGCGGGATCATCGTCGGCGGGCGGCTGCTCGGCGGCGAGGAGGGCTTCGGCGGCGAGATCGGCCACATGATCGTCAACCCGGGCGGCCGGGCGTGCGCGTGCGGTTCGCGCGGCTGCCTGGACAGCGAGGTGGGGGAGCGGACGCTCCTGGACTACGCGGGCCGGGTGCAGCCCGACGGCCAGTCGGGGCGCGACGCCGTCCGCGCGGTCGTGGACGCCGCCGACCGGGGCGACGTCACCGCCCGCGAGGCCCTGCACCGCGTCGGGACGTGGCTGGGCTTCGCGGTCGCCAACCTCGTCAACGTGTTCAACCCCGGCATGGTGATCTTCGGCGGGACGCTGCGGGACGTCTACCTCGGCTCGGCCGCCCAGGTCCGCAGCATGGTCGCGACGGGCGCGCTGGCCGCCCCGCGCGACCGCGTGAAGCTGCGCACCGCCGAACTCGGCGACGACGCGACGCTCACCGGCGCGGCCGAGTTCGCGTTCGCCGACGTGCTCGCCGACCCGCTCCAGGTCCTCGCGCGGCTGCGGGAGCCCGAGGAGACGGCGCCCGTCCCCTGA
- a CDS encoding flavin reductase family protein, giving the protein MVTTDTGDGPPARPGTGRRGKEGSDMADGGTAATASDAPGRGDRTEASVTAIDQARFRAILGRFATGVVAITGVDPATDRPTGLAANAFTSVSLDPPLVAFCVAHTSSTWPKLRAAPTVCVNILSDRQEHVCRQLAARGADKFDGLTWDGAPGGSPVIDGAIAWIECAVEQEHVAGDHVIVVARVLELDRHHDGTPLIFYRGGYGGFAG; this is encoded by the coding sequence ATGGTCACGACGGACACCGGCGACGGACCGCCCGCACGTCCGGGCACGGGCCGACGAGGGAAAGAGGGCAGCGACATGGCCGACGGCGGGACGGCGGCGACGGCGAGCGACGCGCCCGGCCGCGGCGACCGGACGGAGGCCTCGGTGACCGCGATCGACCAGGCGCGGTTCCGGGCGATCCTCGGCCGGTTCGCGACCGGCGTGGTCGCGATCACCGGCGTGGACCCCGCGACGGACCGTCCGACCGGGCTGGCCGCCAACGCGTTCACCTCGGTGTCGCTGGACCCGCCGCTCGTCGCGTTCTGCGTCGCGCACACCAGCTCGACGTGGCCGAAGCTGCGCGCGGCGCCGACGGTCTGCGTCAACATCCTGAGCGACCGGCAGGAGCACGTCTGCCGCCAGCTCGCCGCGCGCGGCGCCGACAAGTTCGACGGGCTGACCTGGGACGGCGCCCCCGGCGGCAGCCCGGTCATCGACGGCGCCATCGCCTGGATCGAGTGCGCGGTGGAGCAGGAGCACGTCGCGGGCGACCACGTGATCGTCGTCGCGCGCGTCCTGGAGCTGGACCGGCACCACGACGGCACCCCGCTGATCTTCTACCGGGGCGGCTACGGCGGGTTCGCCGGCTGA
- a CDS encoding lysylphosphatidylglycerol synthase transmembrane domain-containing protein: MTETTLTATPPLTDAPVARRRTSRFTRVLHWTMIAGLIAALPFVYEELPDVGATWTAATRARPGWLLVVVAASLASMGMFARLQRRMLRIGGLRISLRRAAAITYAGNALSTTLPAGPAVSVVYTFHQFRRGGAPARLATAVIILGGIVTTSAYTLIGLAALVAEPHARAFALMGLAGIGAGAAGVGLALWRPRSRALLAALAGRVWRAATSHRRVAPWAARLRDGFQMLRPTRYDWGALLVLALLNWAFDILALYAAARAVDVPVTPEAATIVYFAAQAAGSVLPILPGGLGAIESSMAASLVALGATLAPAAAAVAVYRVASYWAIVAIGWAAWFVLHEGPRVPARVRAVSGRAAQALCAALADLGRAHLCVPVATSADVRRP, translated from the coding sequence ATGACCGAAACGACACTGACGGCCACCCCGCCTTTGACCGACGCTCCCGTGGCCCGGCGCCGGACGTCGCGGTTCACGCGCGTCCTGCACTGGACGATGATCGCGGGCCTGATCGCCGCGCTGCCGTTCGTCTACGAGGAGCTGCCCGACGTCGGCGCGACCTGGACGGCCGCGACCCGCGCCCGGCCCGGCTGGCTGCTCGTCGTGGTCGCCGCGTCGCTCGCGTCGATGGGGATGTTCGCCCGGCTCCAGCGGCGGATGCTGCGGATCGGCGGCCTGCGGATCTCGCTGCGCCGCGCGGCGGCCATCACCTACGCGGGCAACGCGCTGTCGACGACGCTCCCGGCGGGACCGGCGGTCAGCGTCGTCTACACGTTCCACCAGTTCCGGCGGGGCGGGGCGCCCGCGCGGCTGGCCACCGCCGTCATCATCCTCGGCGGGATCGTCACCACGTCCGCCTACACGCTCATCGGCCTGGCCGCGCTGGTCGCCGAGCCGCACGCCCGCGCGTTCGCCCTCATGGGCCTGGCCGGGATCGGCGCGGGCGCGGCCGGCGTGGGGCTCGCGCTGTGGCGGCCCCGGTCGCGCGCGCTGCTCGCCGCGCTCGCCGGACGGGTCTGGCGCGCCGCGACGTCCCACCGCCGCGTCGCGCCCTGGGCGGCCCGGCTGCGCGACGGGTTCCAGATGCTGCGGCCCACCCGCTACGACTGGGGCGCATTGCTCGTCCTCGCGCTCCTGAACTGGGCGTTCGACATCCTCGCGCTGTACGCGGCGGCCCGCGCGGTGGACGTCCCGGTGACGCCGGAGGCCGCGACGATCGTCTACTTCGCGGCGCAGGCGGCGGGCAGCGTCCTGCCGATCCTGCCGGGCGGGCTCGGCGCGATCGAGAGCAGCATGGCGGCGTCGCTGGTGGCGCTCGGGGCGACGCTGGCGCCCGCCGCCGCGGCCGTCGCCGTCTACCGGGTCGCGTCCTACTGGGCGATCGTCGCGATCGGGTGGGCGGCGTGGTTCGTCCTGCACGAAGGGCCGCGCGTGCCCGCGCGGGTGCGGGCCGTGTCCGGACGCGCCGCCCAGGCGTTGTGCGCGGCGCTCGCCGACCTCGGCCGCGCGCACCTCTGCGTACCCGTCGCGACCTCGGCGGACGTCCGTCGTCCTTGA